The following are encoded in a window of Panicum virgatum strain AP13 chromosome 5N, P.virgatum_v5, whole genome shotgun sequence genomic DNA:
- the LOC120671919 gene encoding uncharacterized protein LOC120671919 isoform X1, producing the protein MGANCCIAAKERTQPCITPIEVSAYRNVRHSPSWSFRWDNRTHIEDIMEIPTLFSNHSSGSIRPETKSGSIAPTEGLSNGNSLGTSPSDVFRRAKWHKSDKKMEAPKATKADPHAACSTASNSSLEVKLSRKSLDMVSVASDLKTSASVPSTPPLVSRADPSSSRGHLQSTDSDLMKKARRSPGYQLYRQVSDSKIPSLRSLNEISSPEGRPSSSMLSVCSNDLSAAGSHGESSDGWSMRTFSEMVATSHRERWSLDSELLGSISSKMTRSNASNSTSLPPDQEVCKLCLKLLKERSAWNAQELAVVAVLLCGHVYHADCLDSITTEAEKYDPPCPVCTHGEKCSVKLFGKLESKIKNKIPKDVVVDIDLDGNIKHQKKGRKEPRLGTSSSMKVPFSRPFLRRHFSIGSRPPRSVSETDSTRKKGFWARHWRE; encoded by the exons ATGGGAGCTAATTGCTGCATTGCTGCAAAGGAGAGGACACAGCCATGCATTACTCCAATAGAAGTATCAGCATACAGGAATGTAAGGCACTCACCATCATGGAGCTTTCGATGGGACAATCGCACACACATAGAAGACATAATGGAAATCCCTACTCTGTTCTCCAACCATAGCAGTGGAAGCATCCGGCCTGAAACCAAGAGTGGTTCCATTGCACCAACTGAAGGCCTTTCTAATGGAAATAGCCTTGGAACTAGCCCTTCTGATGTGTTTCGCAGGGCGAAGTGGCACAAATCTGATAAGAAAATGGAAGCTCCTAAGGCTACAAAGGCTGATCCTCATG CCGCCTGTTCCACAGCAAGTAATTCGTCCCTTGAG GTGAAGCTTTCCAGGAAATCATTGGACATGGTAAGTGTTGCTTCAGATTTGAAGACATCAGCATCTGTTCCTTCAACACCACCCTTAGTATCCAGAGCAGATCCTTCATCCTCCAGGGGTCATTTGCAATCAACAGATTCAGATTTGATGAAGAAAGCACGGCGTTCACCAGGATATCAATTATACAGGCAGGTCTCGGATAGCAAAATTCCATCTCTCAGATCTCTCAACGAAATCAGCTCTCCTGAAGGAAGACCATCCTCTTCCATGCTCTCAGTCTGTAGCAATGACCTGTCAGCAGCAGGATCCCATGGCGAGTCATCTGATGGTTGGTCAATGCGTACGTTTTCTGAAATGGTTGCGACATCCCATAGAGAGAGGTGGTCACTTGACAGTGAGCTCTTAGGATCCATTTCCAGTAAAATGACAAGATCAAATGCTTCAAATTCTACAAGCCTTCCTCCAGACCAAGAGGTGTGCAAGCTGTGTTTGAAATTGTTAAAGGAAAGATCAGCTTGGAATGCTCAGGAGCTGGCTGTTGTTGCTGTGTTGTTGTGTGGTCATGTTTACCATGCTGACTGTCTCGATAGCATAACTACAGAAGCTGAAAAATATGATCCACCATGCCCTGTATGCACGCACGGGGAGAAATGTTCAGTGAAGCTATTTGGGAAGCTGGAATCAAAGATCAAGAATAAGATACCAAAAGATGTGGTAGTTGATATTGATCTAGATGGAAACATTAAGCACCAGAAGAAAGGCAGAAAAGAGCCCAGGTTAGGCACAAGTTCAAGCATGAAGGTCCCATTTAGTCGTCCATTTTTGAGGAGGCATTTCTCCATTGGCTCTCGGCCACCACGGTCAGTCTCAGAGACTGATTCAACAAGAAAGAAGGGATTCTGGGCAAGGCACTGGAGAGAGTAG
- the LOC120671919 gene encoding uncharacterized protein LOC120671919 isoform X2 produces the protein MGANCCIAAKERTQPCITPIEVSAYRNVRHSPSWSFRWDNRTHIEDIMEIPTLFSNHSSGSIRPETKSGSIAPTEGLSNGNSLGTSPSDVFRRAKWHKSDKKMEAPKATKADPHAACSTASNSSLEVKLSRKSLDMIQI, from the exons ATGGGAGCTAATTGCTGCATTGCTGCAAAGGAGAGGACACAGCCATGCATTACTCCAATAGAAGTATCAGCATACAGGAATGTAAGGCACTCACCATCATGGAGCTTTCGATGGGACAATCGCACACACATAGAAGACATAATGGAAATCCCTACTCTGTTCTCCAACCATAGCAGTGGAAGCATCCGGCCTGAAACCAAGAGTGGTTCCATTGCACCAACTGAAGGCCTTTCTAATGGAAATAGCCTTGGAACTAGCCCTTCTGATGTGTTTCGCAGGGCGAAGTGGCACAAATCTGATAAGAAAATGGAAGCTCCTAAGGCTACAAAGGCTGATCCTCATG CCGCCTGTTCCACAGCAAGTAATTCGTCCCTTGAG GTGAAGCTTTCCAGGAAATCATTGGACATG ATTCAGATTTGA
- the LOC120671920 gene encoding NAC domain-containing protein 74-like codes for MEALRNMKLPPGFGFYPSDTELIGHYLKRKIHGQKIEHDLIPEVDIYKHEPWDLPAKCNFPIEDNKWHFFSSRDRKYPTGSRSNRATVAGYWKSTGKDRGIKLNKRTLGTKKTLVFHAGRPPSGRRTEWIMHEYYIDEKECQVSPDMKDAFVLCRVTKRSDWALDNDNEAGDRNPHHQQQIDASTSVVKPEHAATSVVNPEDAATSVLNPEDAAMSVVKPEDAAASVICAGESNDVAMASITADKESPNGSNELDEWLEELLDPSPSFNPLPDTGCAILPLSEQYAESSNTGCVVPKTGPDHASPIKDGTDATDYLFTDDLPDDLYNMVFPGIDDFSNNMFLEPAGLLSEASATNQAYHMMGLPNNFGDGTLKDELQLDQENNKSSLSNGNIDNGVTVRRRSASASAANISPAPGRIKLQLGIKKMVTSNSESINQTMKFADNSGRRLDLMTSVEHQKKHANDATSVKQSDAAKPGEGHSNQGYLRGAKNAFRCSSAGLKAYILFAIFMVGVAAAVALHYHRSGASL; via the exons ATGGAAGCACTACGTAATATGAAACTGCCCCCAGGATTTGGATTCTATCCTTCCGATACCGAACTCATTGGTCACTATCTAAAGAGGAAAATACATGGCCAGAAAATTGAACACGATCTTATACCAGAGGTGGATATATACAAGCACGAACCATGGGATTTACCTG CAAAGTGCAATTTTCCAATCGAGGACAACAAGTGGCATTTCTTCTCCTCTCGTGATAGGAAGTACCCTACTGGTTCTAGGTCAAACAGGGCAACAGTTGCTGGTTACTGGAAATCAACTGGGAAGGACCGAGGCATAAAGCTGAACAAGCGAACTCTAGGAACAAAGAAGACTTTAGTTTTTCATGcaggccggcctccctctggtaGACGCACTGAATGGATTATGCACGAGTACTACATAGATGAGAAGGAATGTCAAGTCAGCCCCGATATGAAG GATGCTTTTGTTCTCTGTCGTGTTACTAAAAGAAGTGACTGGGCATTGGATAATGATAATGAGGCGGGCGACAGGAACCCTCATCATCAGCAACAAATTGATGCTTCCACATCAGTTGTAAAGCCAGAACATGCTGCTACATCAGTTGTAAATCCTGAAGATGCTGCTACATCAGTTTTAAATCCAGAAGATGCTGCTATGTCAGTTGTTAAGCCAGAAGATGCTGCTGCCTCAGTCATCTGTGCAGGCGAATCAAATGATGTTGCTATGGCATCCATTACTGCTGATAAAGAATCTCCAAATGGTAGTAATGAACTGGATGAATGGCTGGAAGAATTGCTGGATCCTTCACCTTCATTTAACCCTTTACCTGATACTGGTTGTGCCATCCTACCTCTGTCTGAGCAATATGCTGAATCATCG AATACTGGTTGTGTGGTTCCCAAGACTGGACCAGACCATGCAAGCCCTatcaaggatgggacagatgCCACAGACTACCTATTCACTGATGATCTTCCTGATGATCTTTACAATATGGTGTTTCCTGGTATTGATGACTTCAGTAATAATATGTTCTTGGAGCCAGCTGGCCTCCTGTCAGAAGCTTCTGCCACCAACCAAGCTTACCACATGATGGGGCTTCCAAACAACTTCGGGGATGGAACTCTGAAGGATGAATTGCAGTTGGACCAGGAAAACAACAAGTCCAGTCTGTCAAATGGAAATATTGACAATGGAGTTACAGTACGAAGGCGTAGCGCATCAGCATCTGCTGCTAACATTTCACCAGCACCTGGTAGGATTAAATTGCAGCTTGGAATTAAAAAGATGGTTACAAGTAATTCTGAATCCATCAACCAGACTATGAAGTTTGCAGATAACAGTGGTCGTCGTCTTGATCTCATGACTAGTGTTGAGCACCAGAAGAAACATGCAAACGATGCCACCTCTGTCAAGCAATCTGATGCAGCCAAGCCAGGTGAAGGCCACAGCAATCAAGGATATCTCAGGGGCGCAAAGAATGCATTCAGATGTTCATCAGCTGGATTAAAGGCATACATACTCTTCGCCATCTTCATGGTTGGAGTTGCTGCTGCTGTAGCACTGCATTACCACCGTTCGGGTGCCAGCCTATAA